A genome region from Anolis carolinensis isolate JA03-04 chromosome 6, rAnoCar3.1.pri, whole genome shotgun sequence includes the following:
- the ap2a1 gene encoding AP-2 complex subunit alpha-1 isoform X1, translating to MPAVSKGDGMRGLAVFISDIRNCKSKEAEIKRINKELANIRSKFKGDKALDGYSKKKYVCKLLFIFLLGHDIDFGHMEAVNLLSSNKYTEKQIGYLFISVLVNSNSELIRLINNAIKNDLASRNPTFMCLALHCIANVGSREMAEAFASEIPRILVAGDTMDSVKQSAALCLLRLYKTSPDLVPMGEWTSRVVHLLNDQHMGVVTAAVSLIACLCKKNPDDFKTCVSLAVSRLSRIVSSASTDLQDYTYYFVPAPWLSVKLLRLLQCYPPPEDAAVKGRLVECLETILNKAQEPPKSKKVQHSNAKNAILFEAISLIIHYDSEPNLLVRACNQLGQFLQHRETNLRYLALESMCTLASSEFSHEAVKTHIETVINALKTERDVSVRQRAADLLYAMCDRTNAKQIVSEMLSYLETADYSIREEIVLKVAILAEKYAVDYSWYVDTILNLIRIAGDYVSEEVWYRVIQIVINRDDVQGYAAKTVFEALQAPACHENMVKVGGYILGEFGNLIAGDPRSSPLVQFNLLHSKFHLCSVSTRALLLSTYIKFINLFPETKGTIQEVLRSDSQIRNADVELQQRAVEYLKLSSIASTDVLATVLEEMPPFPERESSILAKLKKKKGPGAGSELDDGKKDPNSEINGGMEPSASTASTPSPSADLLGLRAAPTSASGAPTSAGNLLVDVFSDSPSATTGLVPGAEENFLSSDLEPPPESPASLLVEADLPADSGAAAPVSEDPALPIAEADELLHKFVCKNNGVLFENQLLQIGVKSEFRQNLGRMYLFYGNKTSVQFQSFTPTVSYPGDLQSQLNVQTKAVEPLVEGGAQVQQVLNIECLSDFTEAPLINIKFRYGGTLQNLTLKLPITVNKFFQATEMQSQDFFQRWKQLSLPQQEAQKIFKANHPMDSEVTKAKLLGFGSALLDKVDPNPDNYVGAGIIQTKALQVGCLLRLEPNAQAQMYRLTLRTSKESVSKHLCELLSQQF from the exons GAGATAAAGCTTTGGATGGTTACAGCAAGAAGAAATATGTCTGTAAGCTGCTCTTCATCTTCCTGCTGGGCCATGACATCGACTTTGGGCACATGGAGGCTGTCAACCTGCTCAGCTCAAATAAATACACAGAGAAGCAAATT GGCTACTTATTCATTTCAGTGCTGGTGAACTCTAACAGCGAGCTGATCCGTCTCATCAACAATGCCATCAAGAATGACTTGGCGAGCCGCAACCCCACTTTTATGTGCCTGGCCCTGCACTGCATCGCCAACGTGGGCAGCCGTGAGATGGCTGAGGCCTTTGCCTCTGAGATCCCACGCATCCTGGTGGCTGG AGACACCATGGATAGTGTAAAACAGAGTGCTGCCCTCTGCCTTCTGCGTTTGTACAAGACCTCACCCGACCTGGTGCCCATGGGAGAGTGGACATCACGTGTGGTGCACCTTCTGAATGATCAGCATATG GGCGTAGTCACTGCTGCTGTCAGTCTCATCGCCTGCCTCTGCAAGAAGAATCCTGATGATTTCAAGACCTGTGTATCCTTGGCTGTCTCCAGGCTTAGCAGG ATTGTATCTTCAGCTTCCACAGACCTGCAGGACTATACCTATTATTTCGTACCAGCTCCCTGGCTTTCCGTCAAGCTCCTGCGACTATTGCAATGTTATCCTCCTCCAG AAGATGCAGCAGTGAAAGGACGTCTAGTCGAGTGCTTAGAGACTATTCTCAACAAGGCCCAGGAACCGCCCAAGTCCAAGAAAGTTCAGCACTCCAATGCCAAGAACGCAATTCTTTTTGAAGCCATCAGTCTTATCATCCACTATGACAG CGAACCCAACCTGTTGGTGCGGGCATGCAATCAACTTGGCCAGTTCCTACAGCATCGGGAGACCAACCTGCGATACCTGGCCCTGGAAAGCATGTGCACCCTGGCTAGCTCCGAATTTTCTCACGAGGCCGTCAAGACCCACATTGAAACAGTCATCAATGCCCTCAAG ACGGAACGGGATGTAAGCGTGCGCCAGCGGGCTGCTGACCTCCTCTACGCCATGTGTGATCGAACAAACGCCAAACAGATTGTCTCAGAGATGCTTAGCTACCTAGAGACAGCCGATTATTCTATCCGTGAGGAGATT GTGCTGAAGGTGGCTATCCTGGCTGAGAAATATGCAGTGGATTACAGCTGGTACGTGGACACCATCCTCAACCTGATCCGTATTGCTGGCGACTATGTGAGCGAGGAGGTGTGGTATCGTGTCATCCAGATTGTCATCAACCGGGATGATGTTCAAGGCTACGCTGCGAAGACTGTCTTTGAG GCCTTGCAGGCTCCTGCTTGTCATGAGAACATGGTGAAGGTTGGAGGCTACATTCTAGGAGAGTTTGGGAACCTTATTGCTGGAGATCCTCGCTCCAG CCCGCTTGTGCAGTTCAACCTCCTGCATTCCAAATTCCACCTCTGCAGTGTGTCCACGCGAGCTCTGCTTCTCTCCACCTACATTAAGTTCATCAATCTCTTCCCCGAGACCAAGGGCACCATCCAGGAAGTGCTGCGTTCTGACAGCCAGATCCGCAATGCTGATGTAGAGCTCCAGCAGCGTGCTGTCGAATACCTCAAGCTCAGCTCTATTGCTAGCACTGATGTTTTG GCAACAGTGCTGGAAGAGATGCCTCCATTCCCCGAACGAGAGTCGTCCATTTTGGCGAAACTCAAGAAGAAAAAGGGCCCCGGAGCAGGCAGTGAGCTGGATGATGGCAAAAAGGACCCCAATTCTGAGATCAACGGGGGCATGGAGCCCTCAGCCAGCACTGCT TCAACGCCATCTCCTTCTGCCGACCTGTTAGGCCTCCGCGCAGCCCCAACCTCCGCCTCTGGCGCCCCAACCAGTGCTGGCAACCTTCTGGTGGATGTCTTCTCTGACAGCCCCTCAGCCACAACAGGCCTTGTGCCTGGGGCTGAAGAAAACTTCCTGAG CAGTGACTTGGAGCCCCCTCCCGAGAGTCCTGCGTCCTTATTGGTGGAGGCTGACCTGCCTGCAGA CTCAGGGGCTGCCGCTCCTGTCTCTGAGGACCCAGCTTTGCCTATTGCTGAGGCCGATGAACTGCTTCACAA GTTCGTGTGTAAGAATAACGGCGTGCTCTTTGAGAACCAGTTGCTCCAAATCGGGGTGAAATCAGAATTCCGGCAGAACTTGG GCCGGATGTATCTCTTCTATGGGAACAAAACATCCGTCCAGTTCCAGAGCTTTACTCCTACAGTCAGCTACCCAGGAGACCTGCAGAGCCA GCTCAACGTCCAAACGAAAGCAGTGGAGCCATTGGTGGAAGGAGGTGCTCAAGTTCAACAGGTCCTGAACATTGAGTGCCTGAGTGACTTCACGGAAGCCCCGCTCATCAACATCAAATTCCG ATATGGCGGGACATTGCAGAACCTCACCCTCAAATTGCCTATAACAGTCAACAAATTTTTCCAGGCAACAGAGATGCAATCACAAGACTTTTTCCAGCGCTGGAAACAGCTCAGCCT GCCACAGCAAGAAGCTCAGAAAATATTCAAGGCAAATCATCCCATGGATTCAGAAGTGACTAAGGCCAAG CTCTTAGGGTTTGGCAGTGCACTCTTGGACAAGGTGGATCCAAACCCAGATAACTACGTAGGAGCTGGGATCATCCAGACGAAGGCAttgcaagttggatgtttgcTGCGGTTGGAGCCCAATGCCCAAGCACAG ATGTACCGGCTGACCCTCCGTACCAGCAAGGAGTCAGTCTCGAAGCACCTTTGCGAGCTGCTCTCTCAGCAGTTCTGA
- the ap2a1 gene encoding AP-2 complex subunit alpha-1 isoform X2, with product MPAVSKGDGMRGLAVFISDIRNCKSKEAEIKRINKELANIRSKFKGDKALDGYSKKKYVCKLLFIFLLGHDIDFGHMEAVNLLSSNKYTEKQIGYLFISVLVNSNSELIRLINNAIKNDLASRNPTFMCLALHCIANVGSREMAEAFASEIPRILVAGDTMDSVKQSAALCLLRLYKTSPDLVPMGEWTSRVVHLLNDQHMGVVTAAVSLIACLCKKNPDDFKTCVSLAVSRLSRIVSSASTDLQDYTYYFVPAPWLSVKLLRLLQCYPPPEDAAVKGRLVECLETILNKAQEPPKSKKVQHSNAKNAILFEAISLIIHYDSEPNLLVRACNQLGQFLQHRETNLRYLALESMCTLASSEFSHEAVKTHIETVINALKTERDVSVRQRAADLLYAMCDRTNAKQIVSEMLSYLETADYSIREEIVLKVAILAEKYAVDYSWYVDTILNLIRIAGDYVSEEVWYRVIQIVINRDDVQGYAAKTVFEALQAPACHENMVKVGGYILGEFGNLIAGDPRSSPLVQFNLLHSKFHLCSVSTRALLLSTYIKFINLFPETKGTIQEVLRSDSQIRNADVELQQRAVEYLKLSSIASTDVLATVLEEMPPFPERESSILAKLKKKKGPGAGSELDDGKKDPNSEINGGMEPSASTASTPSPSADLLGLRAAPTSASGAPTSAGNLLVDVFSDSPSATTGLVPGAEENFLSDLEPPPESPASLLVEADLPADSGAAAPVSEDPALPIAEADELLHKFVCKNNGVLFENQLLQIGVKSEFRQNLGRMYLFYGNKTSVQFQSFTPTVSYPGDLQSQLNVQTKAVEPLVEGGAQVQQVLNIECLSDFTEAPLINIKFRYGGTLQNLTLKLPITVNKFFQATEMQSQDFFQRWKQLSLPQQEAQKIFKANHPMDSEVTKAKLLGFGSALLDKVDPNPDNYVGAGIIQTKALQVGCLLRLEPNAQAQMYRLTLRTSKESVSKHLCELLSQQF from the exons GAGATAAAGCTTTGGATGGTTACAGCAAGAAGAAATATGTCTGTAAGCTGCTCTTCATCTTCCTGCTGGGCCATGACATCGACTTTGGGCACATGGAGGCTGTCAACCTGCTCAGCTCAAATAAATACACAGAGAAGCAAATT GGCTACTTATTCATTTCAGTGCTGGTGAACTCTAACAGCGAGCTGATCCGTCTCATCAACAATGCCATCAAGAATGACTTGGCGAGCCGCAACCCCACTTTTATGTGCCTGGCCCTGCACTGCATCGCCAACGTGGGCAGCCGTGAGATGGCTGAGGCCTTTGCCTCTGAGATCCCACGCATCCTGGTGGCTGG AGACACCATGGATAGTGTAAAACAGAGTGCTGCCCTCTGCCTTCTGCGTTTGTACAAGACCTCACCCGACCTGGTGCCCATGGGAGAGTGGACATCACGTGTGGTGCACCTTCTGAATGATCAGCATATG GGCGTAGTCACTGCTGCTGTCAGTCTCATCGCCTGCCTCTGCAAGAAGAATCCTGATGATTTCAAGACCTGTGTATCCTTGGCTGTCTCCAGGCTTAGCAGG ATTGTATCTTCAGCTTCCACAGACCTGCAGGACTATACCTATTATTTCGTACCAGCTCCCTGGCTTTCCGTCAAGCTCCTGCGACTATTGCAATGTTATCCTCCTCCAG AAGATGCAGCAGTGAAAGGACGTCTAGTCGAGTGCTTAGAGACTATTCTCAACAAGGCCCAGGAACCGCCCAAGTCCAAGAAAGTTCAGCACTCCAATGCCAAGAACGCAATTCTTTTTGAAGCCATCAGTCTTATCATCCACTATGACAG CGAACCCAACCTGTTGGTGCGGGCATGCAATCAACTTGGCCAGTTCCTACAGCATCGGGAGACCAACCTGCGATACCTGGCCCTGGAAAGCATGTGCACCCTGGCTAGCTCCGAATTTTCTCACGAGGCCGTCAAGACCCACATTGAAACAGTCATCAATGCCCTCAAG ACGGAACGGGATGTAAGCGTGCGCCAGCGGGCTGCTGACCTCCTCTACGCCATGTGTGATCGAACAAACGCCAAACAGATTGTCTCAGAGATGCTTAGCTACCTAGAGACAGCCGATTATTCTATCCGTGAGGAGATT GTGCTGAAGGTGGCTATCCTGGCTGAGAAATATGCAGTGGATTACAGCTGGTACGTGGACACCATCCTCAACCTGATCCGTATTGCTGGCGACTATGTGAGCGAGGAGGTGTGGTATCGTGTCATCCAGATTGTCATCAACCGGGATGATGTTCAAGGCTACGCTGCGAAGACTGTCTTTGAG GCCTTGCAGGCTCCTGCTTGTCATGAGAACATGGTGAAGGTTGGAGGCTACATTCTAGGAGAGTTTGGGAACCTTATTGCTGGAGATCCTCGCTCCAG CCCGCTTGTGCAGTTCAACCTCCTGCATTCCAAATTCCACCTCTGCAGTGTGTCCACGCGAGCTCTGCTTCTCTCCACCTACATTAAGTTCATCAATCTCTTCCCCGAGACCAAGGGCACCATCCAGGAAGTGCTGCGTTCTGACAGCCAGATCCGCAATGCTGATGTAGAGCTCCAGCAGCGTGCTGTCGAATACCTCAAGCTCAGCTCTATTGCTAGCACTGATGTTTTG GCAACAGTGCTGGAAGAGATGCCTCCATTCCCCGAACGAGAGTCGTCCATTTTGGCGAAACTCAAGAAGAAAAAGGGCCCCGGAGCAGGCAGTGAGCTGGATGATGGCAAAAAGGACCCCAATTCTGAGATCAACGGGGGCATGGAGCCCTCAGCCAGCACTGCT TCAACGCCATCTCCTTCTGCCGACCTGTTAGGCCTCCGCGCAGCCCCAACCTCCGCCTCTGGCGCCCCAACCAGTGCTGGCAACCTTCTGGTGGATGTCTTCTCTGACAGCCCCTCAGCCACAACAGGCCTTGTGCCTGGGGCTGAAGAAAACTTCCTGAG TGACTTGGAGCCCCCTCCCGAGAGTCCTGCGTCCTTATTGGTGGAGGCTGACCTGCCTGCAGA CTCAGGGGCTGCCGCTCCTGTCTCTGAGGACCCAGCTTTGCCTATTGCTGAGGCCGATGAACTGCTTCACAA GTTCGTGTGTAAGAATAACGGCGTGCTCTTTGAGAACCAGTTGCTCCAAATCGGGGTGAAATCAGAATTCCGGCAGAACTTGG GCCGGATGTATCTCTTCTATGGGAACAAAACATCCGTCCAGTTCCAGAGCTTTACTCCTACAGTCAGCTACCCAGGAGACCTGCAGAGCCA GCTCAACGTCCAAACGAAAGCAGTGGAGCCATTGGTGGAAGGAGGTGCTCAAGTTCAACAGGTCCTGAACATTGAGTGCCTGAGTGACTTCACGGAAGCCCCGCTCATCAACATCAAATTCCG ATATGGCGGGACATTGCAGAACCTCACCCTCAAATTGCCTATAACAGTCAACAAATTTTTCCAGGCAACAGAGATGCAATCACAAGACTTTTTCCAGCGCTGGAAACAGCTCAGCCT GCCACAGCAAGAAGCTCAGAAAATATTCAAGGCAAATCATCCCATGGATTCAGAAGTGACTAAGGCCAAG CTCTTAGGGTTTGGCAGTGCACTCTTGGACAAGGTGGATCCAAACCCAGATAACTACGTAGGAGCTGGGATCATCCAGACGAAGGCAttgcaagttggatgtttgcTGCGGTTGGAGCCCAATGCCCAAGCACAG ATGTACCGGCTGACCCTCCGTACCAGCAAGGAGTCAGTCTCGAAGCACCTTTGCGAGCTGCTCTCTCAGCAGTTCTGA
- the ap2a1 gene encoding AP-2 complex subunit alpha-1 isoform X5 yields MPAVSKGDGMRGLAVFISDIRNCKSKEAEIKRINKELANIRSKFKGDKALDGYSKKKYVCKLLFIFLLGHDIDFGHMEAVNLLSSNKYTEKQIGYLFISVLVNSNSELIRLINNAIKNDLASRNPTFMCLALHCIANVGSREMAEAFASEIPRILVAGDTMDSVKQSAALCLLRLYKTSPDLVPMGEWTSRVVHLLNDQHMGVVTAAVSLIACLCKKNPDDFKTCVSLAVSRLSRIVSSASTDLQDYTYYFVPAPWLSVKLLRLLQCYPPPDAAVKGRLVECLETILNKAQEPPKSKKVQHSNAKNAILFEAISLIIHYDSEPNLLVRACNQLGQFLQHRETNLRYLALESMCTLASSEFSHEAVKTHIETVINALKTERDVSVRQRAADLLYAMCDRTNAKQIVSEMLSYLETADYSIREEIVLKVAILAEKYAVDYSWYVDTILNLIRIAGDYVSEEVWYRVIQIVINRDDVQGYAAKTVFEALQAPACHENMVKVGGYILGEFGNLIAGDPRSSPLVQFNLLHSKFHLCSVSTRALLLSTYIKFINLFPETKGTIQEVLRSDSQIRNADVELQQRAVEYLKLSSIASTDVLATVLEEMPPFPERESSILAKLKKKKGPGAGSELDDGKKDPNSEINGGMEPSASTASTPSPSADLLGLRAAPTSASGAPTSAGNLLVDVFSDSPSATTGLVPGAEENFLSSGAAAPVSEDPALPIAEADELLHKFVCKNNGVLFENQLLQIGVKSEFRQNLGRMYLFYGNKTSVQFQSFTPTVSYPGDLQSQLNVQTKAVEPLVEGGAQVQQVLNIECLSDFTEAPLINIKFRYGGTLQNLTLKLPITVNKFFQATEMQSQDFFQRWKQLSLPQQEAQKIFKANHPMDSEVTKAKLLGFGSALLDKVDPNPDNYVGAGIIQTKALQVGCLLRLEPNAQAQMYRLTLRTSKESVSKHLCELLSQQF; encoded by the exons GAGATAAAGCTTTGGATGGTTACAGCAAGAAGAAATATGTCTGTAAGCTGCTCTTCATCTTCCTGCTGGGCCATGACATCGACTTTGGGCACATGGAGGCTGTCAACCTGCTCAGCTCAAATAAATACACAGAGAAGCAAATT GGCTACTTATTCATTTCAGTGCTGGTGAACTCTAACAGCGAGCTGATCCGTCTCATCAACAATGCCATCAAGAATGACTTGGCGAGCCGCAACCCCACTTTTATGTGCCTGGCCCTGCACTGCATCGCCAACGTGGGCAGCCGTGAGATGGCTGAGGCCTTTGCCTCTGAGATCCCACGCATCCTGGTGGCTGG AGACACCATGGATAGTGTAAAACAGAGTGCTGCCCTCTGCCTTCTGCGTTTGTACAAGACCTCACCCGACCTGGTGCCCATGGGAGAGTGGACATCACGTGTGGTGCACCTTCTGAATGATCAGCATATG GGCGTAGTCACTGCTGCTGTCAGTCTCATCGCCTGCCTCTGCAAGAAGAATCCTGATGATTTCAAGACCTGTGTATCCTTGGCTGTCTCCAGGCTTAGCAGG ATTGTATCTTCAGCTTCCACAGACCTGCAGGACTATACCTATTATTTCGTACCAGCTCCCTGGCTTTCCGTCAAGCTCCTGCGACTATTGCAATGTTATCCTCCTCCAG ATGCAGCAGTGAAAGGACGTCTAGTCGAGTGCTTAGAGACTATTCTCAACAAGGCCCAGGAACCGCCCAAGTCCAAGAAAGTTCAGCACTCCAATGCCAAGAACGCAATTCTTTTTGAAGCCATCAGTCTTATCATCCACTATGACAG CGAACCCAACCTGTTGGTGCGGGCATGCAATCAACTTGGCCAGTTCCTACAGCATCGGGAGACCAACCTGCGATACCTGGCCCTGGAAAGCATGTGCACCCTGGCTAGCTCCGAATTTTCTCACGAGGCCGTCAAGACCCACATTGAAACAGTCATCAATGCCCTCAAG ACGGAACGGGATGTAAGCGTGCGCCAGCGGGCTGCTGACCTCCTCTACGCCATGTGTGATCGAACAAACGCCAAACAGATTGTCTCAGAGATGCTTAGCTACCTAGAGACAGCCGATTATTCTATCCGTGAGGAGATT GTGCTGAAGGTGGCTATCCTGGCTGAGAAATATGCAGTGGATTACAGCTGGTACGTGGACACCATCCTCAACCTGATCCGTATTGCTGGCGACTATGTGAGCGAGGAGGTGTGGTATCGTGTCATCCAGATTGTCATCAACCGGGATGATGTTCAAGGCTACGCTGCGAAGACTGTCTTTGAG GCCTTGCAGGCTCCTGCTTGTCATGAGAACATGGTGAAGGTTGGAGGCTACATTCTAGGAGAGTTTGGGAACCTTATTGCTGGAGATCCTCGCTCCAG CCCGCTTGTGCAGTTCAACCTCCTGCATTCCAAATTCCACCTCTGCAGTGTGTCCACGCGAGCTCTGCTTCTCTCCACCTACATTAAGTTCATCAATCTCTTCCCCGAGACCAAGGGCACCATCCAGGAAGTGCTGCGTTCTGACAGCCAGATCCGCAATGCTGATGTAGAGCTCCAGCAGCGTGCTGTCGAATACCTCAAGCTCAGCTCTATTGCTAGCACTGATGTTTTG GCAACAGTGCTGGAAGAGATGCCTCCATTCCCCGAACGAGAGTCGTCCATTTTGGCGAAACTCAAGAAGAAAAAGGGCCCCGGAGCAGGCAGTGAGCTGGATGATGGCAAAAAGGACCCCAATTCTGAGATCAACGGGGGCATGGAGCCCTCAGCCAGCACTGCT TCAACGCCATCTCCTTCTGCCGACCTGTTAGGCCTCCGCGCAGCCCCAACCTCCGCCTCTGGCGCCCCAACCAGTGCTGGCAACCTTCTGGTGGATGTCTTCTCTGACAGCCCCTCAGCCACAACAGGCCTTGTGCCTGGGGCTGAAGAAAACTTCCTGAG CTCAGGGGCTGCCGCTCCTGTCTCTGAGGACCCAGCTTTGCCTATTGCTGAGGCCGATGAACTGCTTCACAA GTTCGTGTGTAAGAATAACGGCGTGCTCTTTGAGAACCAGTTGCTCCAAATCGGGGTGAAATCAGAATTCCGGCAGAACTTGG GCCGGATGTATCTCTTCTATGGGAACAAAACATCCGTCCAGTTCCAGAGCTTTACTCCTACAGTCAGCTACCCAGGAGACCTGCAGAGCCA GCTCAACGTCCAAACGAAAGCAGTGGAGCCATTGGTGGAAGGAGGTGCTCAAGTTCAACAGGTCCTGAACATTGAGTGCCTGAGTGACTTCACGGAAGCCCCGCTCATCAACATCAAATTCCG ATATGGCGGGACATTGCAGAACCTCACCCTCAAATTGCCTATAACAGTCAACAAATTTTTCCAGGCAACAGAGATGCAATCACAAGACTTTTTCCAGCGCTGGAAACAGCTCAGCCT GCCACAGCAAGAAGCTCAGAAAATATTCAAGGCAAATCATCCCATGGATTCAGAAGTGACTAAGGCCAAG CTCTTAGGGTTTGGCAGTGCACTCTTGGACAAGGTGGATCCAAACCCAGATAACTACGTAGGAGCTGGGATCATCCAGACGAAGGCAttgcaagttggatgtttgcTGCGGTTGGAGCCCAATGCCCAAGCACAG ATGTACCGGCTGACCCTCCGTACCAGCAAGGAGTCAGTCTCGAAGCACCTTTGCGAGCTGCTCTCTCAGCAGTTCTGA